The DNA region CAGGGATCACGGCCATGTACTCCTCCAATTTCTGTACCTCATCCGCTGATAGATATAGCCCCTTCTTCGTCCTGCGCCACAGGATGTCTTGAGCCGTGACGGCCCATTCGGTACGGACGAGATAGCGGACCTCGGCCTCGTAGAGATCGGAACCGAAACAGCGGCCGAGATCAGCGATGGATTTCGCCTGTCCGAGCAGCTCGGTGGCCCGGGTGCCGTAGCGGCGGGTAAGCCGGCGGGCATGGACCTCTGCCAGGAACGGATAGTTGGCCCGCAGCCTGTTCACCTCCGCCGCATAGCCTTCGACCGGAAAATCGCCGCCCGGCAGATGACTCTTTGCCGTCCAGGGGCGCCCCTTGGCGCCGATCGTCTCGCCGATCTTCTCCAGCGCGTGCTCCGACAGCCGCCGGTAAGTGGTCAGCTTGCCGCCGAAGACATTGAGCAGCGGTGCCTCGTCCGCTCCACCCTCGAGCTTCAGCACATAGTCGCGCGTAGCCTCCTGCGCCTTCGAGGCGCCGTCGTCATAGAGCGGACGAACTGCTGAATAGCTCCAGACGATGTCTTCCGGATGCACTGGCGCCTGGAAATACTCGCTGGCGGCGGCGCAGAGATAGCCGGTCTCCTCGTCAGAGATCCGCACATCCTGCGGATCGCCGGTGTAGTCGCGGTCGGTGGTGCCGATCAGCGTGAAGTCATCCTCATAGGGAATGGCGAAGATGATGCGGTTGTCGGGGTTCTGAAAGAAATAGGCGCGAGGGCCTTCGAACTTCTTCCTGACGACAATGTGGCTGCCCTGCACCAGTCGCACATGCCGGGCCTCGGTTTCGCCCAGGGCTGCACGCAGCACCTGATCGACCCAGGGACCGGCAGCATTGACCAGCATGCGGGCCTGATGCCGGTTGGTCTCGCCGGTCTGCATGTCGCAGGTGTCGATTTCCCATAGGCCGTTCTTACGGCGCACCGCCTCCACCTTGGTGCGCGGCAAAATCAGCGCCCCACGGTCGGCCGCGTCGCGGGCGTTGAGCACCACCAGGCGGGCATCGTCGACCCAGCCATCGGAATATTCGAAGGCCTTGGCAAACACCGGCTTCAGCGGCCGGCCCGCTGGATCGCGGCGCAGGTTCAGCACGGCGGTCGGCGGCAAAAGCTTGCGGCCGCCGAGATGGTCATAGAAGAACAGCCCAAGCCGGATCAGCCAGGCCGGCCGGATACCGCCCTTGTGATAGGGCAGCACGAAGCGCAGCGGCCAGATGATGTGCGGCGCCATGGCCCACAAGATCTCGCGCTCCATCAGCGATTCGCGCACCAGCCGGAACTCGTAGTGCTCGAGATAGCGTAGGCCCCCATGGATCAGCTTCGT from Rhizobium sullae includes:
- the glpD gene encoding glycerol-3-phosphate dehydrogenase, whose translation is MGQTYHDLFVIGGGINGCGICRDAVGRGYSVALAEMGDFASGTSSGATKLIHGGLRYLEHYEFRLVRESLMEREILWAMAPHIIWPLRFVLPYHKGGIRPAWLIRLGLFFYDHLGGRKLLPPTAVLNLRRDPAGRPLKPVFAKAFEYSDGWVDDARLVVLNARDAADRGALILPRTKVEAVRRKNGLWEIDTCDMQTGETNRHQARMLVNAAGPWVDQVLRAALGETEARHVRLVQGSHIVVRKKFEGPRAYFFQNPDNRIIFAIPYEDDFTLIGTTDRDYTGDPQDVRISDEETGYLCAAASEYFQAPVHPEDIVWSYSAVRPLYDDGASKAQEATRDYVLKLEGGADEAPLLNVFGGKLTTYRRLSEHALEKIGETIGAKGRPWTAKSHLPGGDFPVEGYAAEVNRLRANYPFLAEVHARRLTRRYGTRATELLGQAKSIADLGRCFGSDLYEAEVRYLVRTEWAVTAQDILWRRTKKGLYLSADEVQKLEEYMAVIPANLAG